The stretch of DNA GCGCTTTTTCTGTGTCATCCACAATCAGTTGTGGCACAGACACATCTTGCTTTTTCGAGACAATGACAGCTGACGCACCCGCTGCCGCTGCCTGTTTCACGAATCTGTGGCCATCAAAGTTGTGTCCCGTCAGAGCAATAAATAATTCACCTGACACAATAGTACGGGAGTCAGTACTTACCTGCGTGAAGCAGACATCCTCACCGATGCGCTCAGCACTCATGACTGCCTGCAGATCTGAAAGGCAAAGAGAGCCAATCACTGGACACCTCCGCCTTTAACTGCTTCTGCCGCCCGATCCTGCAAGGCCAGCCGAACCTGGGCAGCATCACTGAATGCCATTTTTTGTCCGGCAACATCCTGATAACACTCATGTCCTTTGCCGGCTATCAGAACCAGATCTCCAGCCTTTGCTGAGCGGATAGCGGACTCAATAGCCCTGGCCCGATCGCGCTCCACTGCAACCCTGGATTTATCTGAGAAACCAAACATAATCTGCCTGACAATATCGTCGGCGTTTTCATTGCGTGGATTGTCATCGGTCACAATGATCTGATCCGCGAGCTGATCCGCCACTTCTGCCATTAATGGACGCTTACCCTGATCACGGTTACCGCCACACCCGAACACACACCATATTTGCCCTCTGGTATGCTGGCGCGCAGCCTCCAGGGCACATCGCAAACCATCCGGGGTATGCGCATAGTCAACAACGGCAGAAACGCCGTCGACGTTGCCGATCAGCTCCATGCGTCCGTTAACCGGACGCAAACTGGCAATCTGGCCAACAACAGACTGAAAATCCATTTCCTCTGGCAGTGTCATGACGGCTGTCAGGGCCGCCAGGATATTGCTGAAATTAAACGCGCCCAATAGATGGCCGGTCACGCTGGCAATACCCCACGGACTGTTGATGATGGCCTGGAATCCATCGGCCGTGAAAGTCAGCTCCTCTGCAAACACATCAGCTCGTTTGCTGTGCAGACTATAAGTGAAACTTTGCGCAGATCTTGGCAAGGCATTCAGCATGGTTGCCGCATAACTATCATCGGCATTAATGACGGCAACGCGCAAATCTTCATGCTCGAATAATTTGCGTTTGGCTTCGGCATAAGCGGCCATGCTGCCATGATAGTCAAGATGGTCACGGGTAAGATTGGTAAACACCGCGGAATTAAACACTGTGCCGCTCACCCGGTGCTGATGCAGCCCTTGTGATGACACTTCCATGGCGACAACTTTGGCATTGTTTCTGACAACGTCTGAAAGCGCCTGTTGCAAAACAATTGCGTCCGGCGTGGTAAAACCTGTATCACACAATTGAGGAAATACACCGTAACCCATAGTGCCAATAACACCACAGGTTTTATCCAAACCAGCAAGTATTTGAGCAATAAACTGAGTGCAACTGGTTTTGCCATTAGTGCCAGTTACACCAATAACTGGCAAGCGACGTGAAGGGTAATTGTAGAATCGGGCTGCCAATTCACCAATCCGGCGACGCAGATTATCAATCGCCAGTACAGGCACTTTACCCGTCATCCTGAGACCGTGCCAGTCACCACCCGCATCGGCAAGCACAGCAACGCAGCCCTTACTGATTGCAACATC from Pseudohongiella spirulinae encodes:
- a CDS encoding UDP-N-acetylmuramoyl-L-alanyl-D-glutamate--2,6-diaminopimelate ligase, which translates into the protein MNTVRQSSPLPSLAELLSDCPEMQGLLDDSVAGITVSGLNMDSRQLKAGEVFVALFGKNHDARDYIDVAISKGCVAVLADAGGDWHGLRMTGKVPVLAIDNLRRRIGELAARFYNYPSRRLPVIGVTGTNGKTSCTQFIAQILAGLDKTCGVIGTMGYGVFPQLCDTGFTTPDAIVLQQALSDVVRNNAKVVAMEVSSQGLHQHRVSGTVFNSAVFTNLTRDHLDYHGSMAAYAEAKRKLFEHEDLRVAVINADDSYAATMLNALPRSAQSFTYSLHSKRADVFAEELTFTADGFQAIINSPWGIASVTGHLLGAFNFSNILAALTAVMTLPEEMDFQSVVGQIASLRPVNGRMELIGNVDGVSAVVDYAHTPDGLRCALEAARQHTRGQIWCVFGCGGNRDQGKRPLMAEVADQLADQIIVTDDNPRNENADDIVRQIMFGFSDKSRVAVERDRARAIESAIRSAKAGDLVLIAGKGHECYQDVAGQKMAFSDAAQVRLALQDRAAEAVKGGGVQ